One region of Streptomyces sp. CG4 genomic DNA includes:
- a CDS encoding luciferase family protein produces the protein MTLASRALAQLATWPDLRQAAPSCGLGQAVSSAQGEIAHFHSDRDVDLRLTDRAIRRFAKDLRGSGAIRIVPGSQWVTLRLDAASDVDLLLTLVSVALQAQQAWPDPLDRPPTGCNDQRGAGFVKADLSRL, from the coding sequence ATGACGTTGGCCTCGCGCGCGCTCGCGCAACTGGCGACCTGGCCCGACCTGAGGCAGGCGGCCCCGAGCTGCGGCCTGGGACAGGCGGTGAGTTCGGCCCAGGGCGAGATCGCCCACTTCCACTCGGACCGCGATGTCGATCTACGGCTGACCGACCGGGCGATCAGGCGGTTCGCCAAGGACCTCAGGGGCTCGGGTGCGATCAGGATCGTGCCCGGCTCGCAGTGGGTGACGCTCCGCCTCGATGCGGCGAGCGACGTCGACCTGCTGCTGACCCTGGTGAGCGTGGCGCTGCAGGCCCAACAGGCCTGGCCCGACCCGCTCGACAGACCGCCGACCGGCTGCAACGACCAGCGCGGCGCGGGCTTTGTGAAGGCCGACCTCAGCCGTCTCTGA
- a CDS encoding methyltransferase has translation MTTPWGEIELARFPEDPRDRLRAWDASDAYLLRHLAEEGVPLTGAVVVLGDRWGALVTALAAHRPTQLTDSFLSQEATRANLARAGVEPGAVQLLTTQDPPPERVDVLLVRVPKSLALLEDQLLRLAPAVHADTVVVGTGMVKEIHTSTLRLFERILGPTSTSLARQKARLIFCTPDPELDRPVNPWPYGYTLPDGIGAVSGRTVVNHAGVFCADRLDIGTRFFLRHLPGPGAGRVVDLGCGNGVVGTAVALADPSAEVLFVDESFQAVASAEATYKANGVPGHAEFRVGDGLAGVAPGSVDLVLNNPPFHSHQATTDATARRMFTGAKRALRPGGELWVVGNRHLGYHVTLRRLFGNSELVAGDPKFVILRAVKKD, from the coding sequence ATGACGACACCGTGGGGCGAGATCGAGCTGGCCCGCTTCCCCGAGGACCCGCGCGACCGGCTGCGTGCCTGGGACGCCTCCGACGCGTACCTGCTGCGCCATCTGGCCGAGGAGGGGGTGCCGCTCACGGGCGCGGTCGTGGTGCTCGGGGACCGCTGGGGCGCGCTGGTCACGGCGCTCGCGGCGCACCGTCCGACACAGCTCACCGACTCCTTCCTGAGTCAGGAGGCGACGCGGGCGAATCTGGCGCGGGCCGGTGTCGAGCCCGGTGCCGTACAGCTGCTGACCACGCAGGATCCGCCGCCCGAGCGGGTGGACGTGCTGCTGGTGCGGGTGCCGAAGAGCCTGGCGCTGCTGGAGGACCAGCTGCTGCGGCTGGCGCCCGCGGTGCACGCGGACACGGTGGTCGTCGGCACCGGGATGGTGAAGGAGATCCACACCTCCACGCTGCGGCTGTTCGAGCGGATCCTGGGGCCGACCAGCACCTCGCTGGCCCGCCAGAAGGCCCGGCTGATCTTCTGCACCCCGGACCCCGAGCTGGATCGGCCGGTGAACCCGTGGCCGTACGGCTACACCCTCCCGGACGGGATCGGGGCGGTCTCCGGGCGCACGGTCGTCAACCACGCGGGCGTCTTCTGTGCCGACCGGCTCGACATCGGCACCCGGTTCTTCCTGCGGCATCTGCCCGGGCCGGGCGCGGGCCGCGTGGTGGACCTCGGGTGCGGCAACGGCGTGGTCGGTACGGCGGTGGCGCTGGCGGATCCGTCGGCCGAGGTGCTGTTCGTGGACGAGTCCTTCCAGGCGGTGGCCTCGGCGGAGGCGACGTACAAGGCCAACGGGGTGCCCGGGCACGCCGAGTTCCGGGTCGGCGACGGGCTGGCCGGGGTCGCCCCCGGCAGCGTGGACCTGGTCCTGAACAACCCGCCGTTCCACTCCCACCAGGCGACGACCGACGCGACGGCCCGGCGGATGTTCACCGGGGCGAAGCGGGCGCTGCGGCCGGGCGGCGAGCTGTGGGTGGTCGGCAACCGGCACCTGGGCTATCACGTGACGCTGCGGCGGCTGTTCGGGAACAGTGAACTGGTCGCCGGCGACCCGAAGTTCGTGATCCTGAGGGCCGTGAAGAAGGACTAG
- a CDS encoding NUDIX domain-containing protein, translating into MTAATVEILPAGRIRLVETELPRLSERHRAEMDRVWEEAVRANPALFDGPVAALTASARDAADGLVLSWARASYRYRALRKVPGAPVLSSLFVSVLQPSSDGRLMVGRMAPSTSAPGRWQLPGGTVEPPDGEGELDLTVLCAHAARELAEETGSDTPADGLTPWLTTRGGRGDVGIMFTAPPRPARELHDRYAQLVRSETAQGVEPELDRVELIGSPSDLDGLEGPHVDYLRPVVRRYTGS; encoded by the coding sequence GTGACCGCTGCGACCGTGGAGATCCTGCCCGCCGGGCGCATCCGTCTGGTCGAGACGGAGCTGCCGCGGCTGTCGGAGCGGCACCGTGCGGAGATGGACCGGGTGTGGGAGGAGGCCGTACGGGCGAACCCGGCCCTCTTCGACGGCCCGGTGGCCGCCCTCACCGCGTCGGCGCGGGACGCGGCGGACGGCCTGGTGCTGTCCTGGGCCCGGGCGAGCTACCGGTACCGCGCGCTGCGGAAGGTGCCCGGCGCGCCCGTGCTGTCGTCCCTGTTCGTGTCCGTGCTGCAGCCCAGCTCCGACGGCCGCCTGATGGTGGGCCGGATGGCGCCCTCGACCTCCGCCCCGGGCCGCTGGCAGCTGCCCGGCGGAACCGTCGAACCCCCGGACGGAGAGGGCGAGTTGGACCTGACGGTGCTGTGCGCGCACGCGGCCCGGGAACTCGCCGAGGAGACCGGCTCCGACACCCCGGCCGACGGCCTCACCCCGTGGCTCACCACCCGGGGCGGGCGCGGCGACGTCGGCATCATGTTCACCGCCCCGCCGCGCCCCGCACGGGAGTTGCACGACCGCTACGCGCAGCTGGTGCGCTCGGAGACCGCCCAAGGCGTGGAACCGGAGCTGGACCGCGTCGAGTTGATCGGCTCACCGTCGGATCTGGACGGGCTCGAAGGACCGCACGTCGACTATCTGCGCCCCGTCGTACGCCGCTACACCGGGTCCTGA
- a CDS encoding class II fructose-bisphosphate aldolase gives MPLASTGELVTAAARTRSAVAAFNVITLEHIEAVIAGAEPAGAPVVLQVSENAVKFRYGRLLPLARAAVAAAERATVPVALHLDHVQSDSLLRQALDAGFSSVMYDAARLPYADNLSATRAAADWAHSQGLWIEAELGQVGGKDGRPPLDAHAPGARTDPDQARDFVAGTGVDALAVAVGSVHAMTTRTATLDHGLLKRLSAALPVPLVLHGSSGVPDDALVAAVAGGIAKVNVGTALNMAMTGAIREFLAAHPEAVDSRKYLSVGREAMAHEVRRIIGVLSGTA, from the coding sequence GTGCCCCTCGCGTCCACCGGCGAGCTGGTCACCGCAGCCGCCCGCACCAGATCCGCCGTCGCCGCGTTCAACGTCATCACCCTGGAACACATCGAGGCCGTCATCGCCGGCGCCGAGCCGGCCGGTGCGCCCGTCGTCCTCCAGGTCAGCGAGAACGCCGTCAAGTTCCGCTACGGCCGGCTGCTGCCGCTGGCCCGCGCGGCCGTCGCCGCCGCCGAACGGGCCACCGTACCCGTCGCGTTGCACCTGGACCATGTGCAGAGCGACAGCCTGCTGCGCCAGGCCCTCGACGCCGGGTTCAGCTCGGTGATGTACGACGCGGCCCGGTTGCCGTACGCCGACAACCTCTCCGCGACCCGGGCCGCCGCCGACTGGGCGCACTCCCAAGGGCTGTGGATCGAGGCCGAGTTGGGCCAGGTCGGCGGCAAGGACGGCAGGCCTCCGCTGGACGCCCACGCGCCCGGCGCCCGCACGGACCCGGACCAGGCCCGCGACTTCGTGGCCGGCACCGGCGTCGACGCGCTCGCCGTCGCCGTCGGCAGCGTGCACGCGATGACCACCCGCACCGCCACCCTCGACCACGGCCTGCTCAAACGGCTGTCCGCCGCGCTGCCCGTCCCGCTCGTCCTGCACGGCTCCTCCGGCGTGCCGGACGACGCACTGGTCGCGGCGGTCGCCGGCGGCATCGCCAAGGTCAACGTCGGCACGGCCCTCAACATGGCCATGACCGGCGCGATCCGGGAGTTCCTCGCCGCCCATCCGGAGGCCGTCGACTCGCGCAAGTACCTGAGCGTGGGGCGGGAGGCGATGGCCCACGAGGTACGGCGCATCATCGGCGTGCTGTCCGGGACGGCCTAG
- a CDS encoding ABC transporter ATP-binding protein: MTTMTALRAAARVADAVKVYGGGDTAVRALDGVDVSFPAGRFTAIMGPSGSGKSTLMHCAAGLDTLTSGAAYIGDTELGALDDRRLTLLRRDRIGFVFQAFNLVPTLTVAENITLPLDLAGRRGDREWIDALVDVVGLRDRLHHRPAELSGGQQQRVAVARAFAGRPDVVFADEPTGNLDSRSGAEVLGLLGRAVRQMDRTVVMVTHDPVAAAHADEVLFLADGRLVDRIQAPTADRVLDRMKALEVRT, from the coding sequence ATGACCACCATGACCGCCCTGCGGGCCGCCGCCCGCGTGGCCGACGCGGTGAAGGTGTACGGCGGTGGCGACACCGCCGTACGCGCCCTGGACGGCGTCGACGTCTCCTTTCCCGCCGGCCGCTTCACGGCGATCATGGGCCCCTCGGGCTCCGGCAAGTCCACCCTGATGCACTGCGCGGCCGGCCTCGACACGCTCACCTCCGGCGCCGCCTACATCGGCGACACCGAACTCGGCGCGCTGGACGACCGGCGGCTGACCCTGCTGCGCCGCGACCGGATCGGCTTCGTCTTCCAGGCGTTCAACCTGGTGCCGACGCTGACCGTCGCGGAGAACATCACGCTGCCGCTGGACCTGGCCGGCCGGCGCGGCGACCGGGAGTGGATCGACGCGCTCGTCGACGTCGTCGGGCTGCGCGACCGGCTGCACCACCGGCCCGCGGAGCTCTCCGGTGGGCAGCAGCAACGCGTCGCCGTGGCACGGGCGTTCGCCGGTCGGCCCGACGTGGTCTTCGCCGACGAGCCGACCGGCAACCTCGACTCCCGCTCCGGCGCGGAGGTCCTCGGCCTGCTGGGCCGTGCCGTACGGCAGATGGACCGTACGGTCGTCATGGTGACCCACGACCCGGTGGCCGCCGCCCATGCCGACGAGGTGCTCTTCCTCGCCGACGGACGTCTGGTCGACCGGATCCAGGCGCCGACCGCGGACCGGGTCCTGGACCGCATGAAGGCCTTGGAGGTGCGGACATGA
- a CDS encoding DeoR/GlpR family DNA-binding transcription regulator translates to MSRDARWKALLELLVERGRLEVEQAAAELEVSAATIRRDFDQLAEQQMLVRTRGGAVVHGVSYELPLRYKTARRASEKQRIAKAVAELVAPGEAVGLTGGTTTTEVARALAVRGDLSTGSPPLTVVTNALNIANELAVRPQFKIVVTGGVARPQSYELIGPLADGVLGQITLDVAVLGVVAFDAVHGAAAHDEAEAAINRLLCERAERVVVAADSSKLGRRAFARICDTALVNTLVTDTAVEQETVRRFEEAGVRVRTA, encoded by the coding sequence ATGTCCCGGGACGCCCGCTGGAAGGCGCTGCTGGAACTGCTCGTCGAGCGCGGCCGGCTGGAGGTCGAGCAGGCGGCGGCCGAGCTGGAGGTGTCGGCGGCGACGATCCGCCGGGACTTCGACCAGCTGGCCGAGCAGCAGATGCTGGTGCGCACCCGGGGCGGAGCAGTGGTGCACGGGGTGTCGTACGAACTCCCGTTGCGCTACAAGACGGCCCGGCGCGCCTCGGAGAAGCAGCGCATCGCCAAGGCGGTGGCCGAACTCGTCGCCCCCGGCGAGGCGGTGGGGCTGACCGGCGGTACGACCACCACGGAGGTGGCCCGCGCCCTGGCCGTACGCGGCGATCTGTCCACCGGCTCGCCCCCGCTGACCGTCGTCACCAACGCGCTCAACATCGCCAACGAGCTCGCCGTACGGCCCCAGTTCAAGATCGTGGTGACGGGCGGGGTGGCACGCCCGCAGTCGTACGAACTCATCGGCCCGCTCGCGGACGGGGTGCTCGGGCAGATCACCCTCGACGTGGCGGTGCTCGGTGTCGTCGCGTTCGATGCCGTGCACGGCGCGGCCGCCCATGACGAGGCGGAGGCCGCGATCAACCGGCTGTTGTGCGAGCGCGCCGAGCGAGTGGTGGTCGCCGCGGACTCCAGCAAGCTGGGCCGGCGGGCGTTCGCCCGTATCTGCGACACGGCACTGGTGAACACGCTCGTGACGGACACGGCGGTGGAGCAGGAGACGGTACGCCGCTTCGAGGAGGCCGGCGTCCGGGTCCGCACGGCGTGA
- a CDS encoding DUF4865 family protein has protein sequence MHAMQYEFTLPADYDMGVIRSRVARVGHLLDDWDGLGIKTYVLRERGVHGSPVNQYGPFYLWNTVEGMNSFLWGGAFQGPVDDFGRPAIRQWSGLAFEEGAATGSAPAYAVRRRQPVPEGVELAAFMADAAAETCRLAAEDGAVLAAAAVDTRVWELVHFSLWEHDTPKADGDVYQVLHLSAPGRDRLPRGRQW, from the coding sequence ATGCACGCCATGCAGTACGAGTTCACCCTACCCGCGGACTACGACATGGGCGTCATCCGGTCCCGCGTCGCACGCGTCGGGCATCTGCTGGACGACTGGGACGGCCTCGGCATCAAGACGTATGTGCTGCGCGAGCGCGGGGTGCACGGCTCGCCGGTGAACCAGTACGGGCCGTTCTACCTCTGGAACACCGTGGAGGGCATGAACAGCTTCCTGTGGGGAGGCGCCTTCCAGGGACCCGTGGACGACTTCGGGCGGCCGGCGATACGGCAGTGGAGCGGCCTGGCGTTCGAGGAGGGCGCCGCCACCGGGTCCGCGCCCGCGTACGCCGTGCGCCGACGCCAACCGGTGCCGGAGGGAGTGGAGTTGGCGGCCTTCATGGCGGACGCGGCGGCCGAGACCTGCCGACTGGCGGCGGAGGACGGTGCGGTGCTGGCGGCGGCCGCCGTGGACACACGCGTATGGGAACTCGTCCACTTCTCGCTCTGGGAGCACGACACACCGAAGGCCGACGGGGACGTCTACCAGGTGCTGCACCTGTCCGCGCCGGGCCGGGACCGGCTCCCGCGCGGACGGCAGTGGTGA
- a CDS encoding ROK family protein, with protein MSGKAEPRTAGERTTSRARLDRGRGALGPALELVHTGRAPTRAVLTAELGVTRATAGAVAAELEALGLIRVDARPAAAAGSQGRPSHRLEVAEDGPVALAAQVHADGFRAALVGLGGRIVATSPGCETVDADPAKVLGSVVEAGAELLRTTGRRCVGAGLAVPSAVAEPDGLALNPLHLAWPVGAPVRRTFAECVRAAGITGPAFAGNDVNLAALAEHRHGAGRGARDLLCVATGHRGVGGALVLDGRLHTGSSGLALEVGHLTVNPEGRPCHCGSRGCLDVEADPLALLVEAGREPGPEVSLLQQADDLLRTQYADPAVRRAAEALIDRLGLGLAGLVNILNPDRIILGGLHRTLLDTDPDRLRAVVADRSLWGQSGGVPILPCTLDHNSLVGAAELAWQPVLDDPLGALR; from the coding sequence ATGAGCGGCAAGGCGGAGCCCCGGACGGCGGGGGAGAGGACCACCTCCAGAGCGCGGCTGGACCGAGGGCGCGGCGCGCTCGGACCCGCGCTGGAGCTGGTGCACACCGGGCGGGCGCCGACCCGCGCCGTACTCACCGCGGAACTCGGCGTCACCCGGGCGACCGCGGGCGCGGTCGCGGCCGAGCTGGAGGCGCTCGGGCTGATCCGGGTGGACGCCCGCCCGGCCGCCGCGGCCGGCTCCCAGGGGCGGCCCTCGCACCGCCTGGAGGTCGCCGAGGACGGGCCGGTGGCGCTCGCCGCGCAGGTCCACGCCGACGGCTTCCGGGCGGCCCTGGTCGGCCTCGGCGGACGGATCGTGGCGACCTCGCCCGGCTGCGAGACCGTCGACGCCGACCCGGCCAAGGTGCTCGGCTCGGTCGTGGAGGCGGGCGCGGAACTGCTGCGCACGACCGGCCGCCGCTGTGTCGGCGCCGGCCTCGCCGTACCGTCCGCCGTGGCCGAACCCGACGGCCTGGCCCTCAACCCGCTGCACCTGGCCTGGCCCGTCGGCGCCCCCGTCCGGCGGACCTTCGCCGAGTGCGTGCGCGCGGCCGGCATCACCGGACCGGCCTTCGCGGGCAACGACGTCAACCTCGCCGCGCTCGCCGAGCACCGGCACGGCGCCGGCCGTGGCGCCCGGGACCTGCTGTGCGTGGCCACCGGACACCGGGGCGTCGGCGGCGCCCTGGTCCTGGACGGCCGCCTGCACACGGGCAGTTCGGGCCTCGCTCTGGAGGTCGGCCACCTCACCGTGAACCCGGAAGGACGGCCCTGCCACTGCGGCAGCAGGGGCTGCCTGGACGTCGAGGCCGACCCGCTGGCCCTGCTGGTCGAGGCCGGCCGCGAGCCGGGCCCCGAGGTGTCCCTGCTCCAGCAGGCCGACGATCTGCTGCGCACGCAGTACGCCGACCCGGCCGTCCGCCGGGCCGCCGAGGCCCTGATCGACCGCCTCGGCCTGGGCCTCGCCGGCCTCGTCAACATCCTCAACCCCGACCGCATCATCCTCGGCGGCCTGCACCGCACCCTCCTGGACACCGACCCCGACCGACTGCGCGCGGTCGTCGCCGACCGCAGCCTGTGGGGCCAGAGCGGCGGAGTGCCGATCCTGCCCTGCACCCTCGACCACAACAGCCTCGTCGGAGCCGCCGAACTGGCCTGGCAGCCGGTCCTGGACGATCCGCTGGGGGCCCTGCGGTGA
- a CDS encoding SHOCT domain-containing protein, whose translation MQTLASWNGGPGPWILFFPLIWAAVVLGAVTVLRRTVWRGRGGPWRSMDGGRPAGDSPLAVLGRRFASGEIDEDEYWRRLSVLDEQFGRAGKGGAA comes from the coding sequence ATGCAGACCCTGGCGAGCTGGAACGGCGGGCCCGGCCCGTGGATCCTGTTCTTCCCGCTGATCTGGGCGGCCGTCGTGCTCGGCGCCGTCACCGTGCTGCGCCGCACCGTCTGGCGCGGACGCGGCGGCCCCTGGCGGTCCATGGACGGCGGGCGCCCGGCGGGCGACTCGCCGCTCGCGGTGCTCGGCCGCCGCTTCGCCTCCGGCGAGATCGACGAGGACGAGTACTGGCGCCGTCTGTCCGTCCTGGACGAGCAGTTCGGCCGCGCCGGCAAGGGAGGAGCGGCATGA
- a CDS encoding TetR/AcrR family transcriptional regulator, with translation MSTPERLIESTRELLWERGYVGTSPKAILERAGAGQGSMYHHFKGKPDLALAAIRRTAEELRATAERALSGPGTPYERIEAYLLREREVLRGCPIGRLTMDPDVIASDELRAPVDETIAWIRERIAGIVEEGKRQGQFASSLDGEEIGAAVLATVQGGYVLARAAGSPAAFDAGVRGLLALLAPRTPGQEH, from the coding sequence ATGAGCACCCCGGAACGACTGATCGAGTCCACCCGTGAGCTGCTGTGGGAGCGCGGGTACGTGGGCACGAGCCCGAAGGCGATCCTGGAGCGCGCGGGCGCGGGCCAGGGCAGCATGTACCACCACTTCAAGGGCAAGCCGGACCTCGCCCTGGCGGCGATCCGACGGACCGCGGAGGAGTTGCGCGCCACCGCCGAGCGGGCACTGAGCGGGCCGGGCACGCCGTACGAGCGGATCGAGGCCTATCTGCTGCGCGAGCGTGAGGTACTGCGCGGCTGTCCGATCGGCCGGCTGACCATGGACCCGGACGTGATCGCCAGCGACGAGCTGCGCGCGCCGGTGGACGAGACGATCGCGTGGATCCGCGAGCGGATCGCCGGGATCGTCGAAGAGGGCAAGCGCCAGGGGCAGTTCGCGTCCTCGCTGGACGGCGAGGAGATCGGCGCGGCCGTCCTCGCGACCGTGCAGGGCGGCTACGTCCTGGCCCGCGCCGCCGGCTCCCCCGCCGCCTTCGACGCCGGCGTCCGCGGCCTGCTCGCCCTCCTCGCGCCCCGAACCCCCGGACAGGAGCACTGA
- a CDS encoding SIS domain-containing protein, whose amino-acid sequence MTHVEDELNSQPECWMRAAEAAGRHRDALPEPGERVAIVGCGTSYFMAQAVAGLREGAGQGETDAFAASEFPHGRSYDRVLALTRSGTTTEVLELLGELRGRTRTTAVTADPGTPVMSAADDLVVLDFADERSVVQTRFATTALTLLRAHLGLHTDSVVADARTALSTSLPEGLVGCTQFTFLGRGWTVGLANEAGLKMREASLSWTEAYPAMEYRHGPISVTTEGTAAWMLGAAPEGLAQQVGATGGLWIDGGLDPLAELVRIQRLAVAVAAARGLDPDQPRHLTRSVILAL is encoded by the coding sequence ATGACTCATGTCGAGGACGAGCTGAACAGCCAGCCGGAGTGCTGGATGCGGGCGGCCGAGGCGGCGGGGCGGCACCGGGACGCGCTGCCGGAGCCGGGAGAGCGGGTCGCGATCGTGGGGTGCGGGACCTCGTACTTCATGGCGCAGGCGGTGGCCGGACTGCGGGAGGGCGCCGGGCAGGGCGAGACCGACGCGTTCGCCGCCTCCGAGTTCCCGCACGGGCGGTCGTACGACCGGGTCCTCGCCCTCACCCGCTCCGGTACGACGACCGAAGTACTCGAACTACTCGGGGAGTTGAGGGGACGGACCCGTACCACCGCCGTCACCGCCGACCCCGGCACTCCCGTCATGTCCGCCGCCGACGACCTCGTCGTGCTGGACTTCGCCGACGAACGCTCCGTCGTCCAGACCCGCTTCGCCACCACCGCCCTCACCCTCCTGCGCGCCCATCTCGGCCTGCACACCGACTCCGTCGTCGCCGACGCGCGCACCGCCCTGTCCACTTCTCTTCCCGAAGGACTCGTCGGCTGCACCCAGTTCACGTTCCTCGGGCGCGGCTGGACCGTCGGGCTCGCCAACGAGGCCGGGCTGAAGATGCGCGAGGCCTCGCTGTCCTGGACCGAGGCGTACCCGGCGATGGAGTACCGGCACGGCCCGATCAGCGTCACCACCGAGGGCACGGCCGCCTGGATGCTCGGCGCGGCACCCGAAGGGCTCGCCCAGCAGGTGGGGGCGACCGGCGGGCTGTGGATCGACGGCGGACTCGACCCGCTCGCCGAACTCGTCCGCATCCAGCGGCTCGCGGTCGCCGTCGCGGCCGCCCGCGGACTCGACCCCGACCAGCCGCGCCACCTCACCCGCTCCGTGATCCTCGCCCTCTAG
- a CDS encoding alpha-ketoglutarate-dependent dioxygenase AlkB, which yields MDAELFARERAEVAPGAVHVPDWLDAGRQRDLLAACRKWARPPAGLRTVRTPGGGTMTARQVCLGWHWYPYAYARTAVDGDGAPVKPFPDWLGALGHRAAETALGPQQPYRYDIALINFYDGDARMGMHRDSDERADAPVVSLSLGDTCVFRFGNTETRTRPYTDVELRSGDLFVFGGPSRLAYHGVPRVHPGTAPPALGLTGRLNITLRVSGR from the coding sequence ATGGACGCGGAGCTGTTTGCCCGGGAGCGCGCGGAGGTCGCGCCGGGCGCCGTGCACGTCCCGGACTGGCTGGACGCCGGCCGGCAGCGCGACCTGCTCGCCGCCTGCCGGAAGTGGGCGCGGCCACCGGCCGGCCTGCGCACGGTCCGCACCCCGGGCGGTGGCACGATGACCGCCCGGCAGGTCTGCCTCGGCTGGCACTGGTACCCGTACGCCTACGCCCGCACCGCCGTGGACGGCGACGGCGCCCCCGTGAAACCGTTCCCGGACTGGCTCGGCGCACTGGGCCACCGCGCCGCCGAGACCGCGCTCGGCCCGCAGCAGCCGTACCGGTACGACATCGCACTGATCAACTTCTACGACGGCGACGCCCGCATGGGCATGCACCGCGACAGCGACGAGCGGGCGGACGCGCCGGTGGTGTCCCTCAGCCTCGGCGACACCTGCGTCTTCCGCTTCGGCAACACCGAGACGCGCACCAGGCCGTACACCGACGTGGAGCTGCGCAGCGGTGACCTGTTCGTCTTCGGCGGGCCCTCCCGGCTCGCCTACCACGGCGTGCCGCGCGTACACCCGGGCACGGCCCCGCCCGCGCTGGGCCTCACCGGCCGCCTGAACATCACCCTGCGGGTGAGCGGCCGGTAA